The Brachyhypopomus gauderio isolate BG-103 chromosome 1, BGAUD_0.2, whole genome shotgun sequence genome includes a window with the following:
- the tmem131l gene encoding transmembrane protein 131-like isoform X1, which produces MAGRRDFQRGSHCHRKTWINVLGVLHLVLHFIQHGGAQFEALTEMSSVVEVWQAEDAEFLVQSQALEEQQSESVPQEDSSSFYVRDSRRPIRLQPSVLDFGTQPVGLPRAETVYIHNPSVDLPVTLQSIFTTSTHFHMPSIHRRVIPPRGKTSFKLIFLPTEEGNVENSLFINTSTHGVMTYQVFGVGIFTPDSITDKQERASVLIIPHIQSIKLTQTQEDTLNITILGLLLDFRLPESFHTHPQGSCFEAEKDGHLSLQISLSERGEKPAHLDKLKPYVLENIMVLLVLLPQDGTVADPRIRVYMVNTGARQLFVKEVRVLSRTDSSVEIHQTALKASSSNLTQVATLSCRGSLSSRSKKCSSQIGLEMQGNRSVNMFSWLDIAHSASDSSEWFQFRQKKGEEHVDVWMSNPLPLTFTITNVSVSQPSHRLFKVMNIAETVGVAYGCWRLLTLQVLNRTLPVNVITIVTLNTSLGLSLELRLRTTESKQGGVVLEAGGECEKPCPLHLSQTGHLEWQRSLLPESFSALWRVDSSLASTLCSHRHCSKPLSCRWPRLPAESSAPLDFGATPVNESKVKNFTLRNPTGSVVSVEIRTLSSYPAPLEALDLLTKWFSISPLSVNITTTEFSLLAADRKERQRGGGRVQRVVLQPWEWKSVSVAYTPTEHKPVTSVLLIRNNLTVFDLVLVTGFGAKELLRVGGKLPGPGASLRFNVPQSTLMECRDGLRSHANKPLFAIQKSFKVENAGELPLTVMSMNINGYKCQGFGFEVLRCKSFSVDYNSSDEITIAFTPDFTSSWVIRDLTLVTERGSAFPFTLNVTLPHHMLPLCAQVVPGPSWEESFWVITLVFTCFSLAGVCLMAFHQAQYILRDFSTPVPRNNHNPAPRENGSANHNAASSASRGKGSCKNYSDTCHTSDKGKGRGSTAVANGTARPQTTSKKSSGGSSQPLKKQTHKVSFLYSRYKYISTAVASTAANTNPPTPPPDEQTEKHVLEQDPDICNNNNHHDDAVVMSEAAIHAEKTEQCREPSREGQTSGTMFPMETLPGFPESITANQVPQPVDEEANHCIQKKEEDKEEMRVAERERDVTERKRPEKDSEMGVCSSRPKPKKNSGKNRRRAVECVPGLPENSAVVLTESDRDPESRGAHAITRTHNHTITTKPDTPKMAPVVKGPAKPNGMCLARPRRKGPERRPQCESGSDSGSSSGSVRASRGSWGSWSSASSMEGEKEPIRVHGSNTTRKSETRSRDVPQYSTYPTERDCCSIRSQSLSSAYVPNLCQSAEAHTPPTIPAGFADMAAGLDRTSGERSTDASTAYVPDETWSARSVPLTNDFRYSMPEPSFVPQSCAPGPFSGNFPWNNATNPCNNAYSYSNPNNYVLAGNGNYPNTFSCPETQTMPSGQQSVWNEEVPEAASSWDMTSCVVSKPFFPGTRSLSPISSSLFGSIWTPQSDPYRRHLPPERSAPASPHSPATPVSPVSPFSRQPGGTCPAKQYSTFNPFGPHMNLDIWNSSSNRSSTSQLSNDSGYSGDV; this is translated from the exons ATGGCGGGCCGACGGGACTTCCAGCGAGGCAGCCACTGTCACAGGAAAACGTGGATTAACGTACTGGGAGTTCTCCACCTGGTTCTGCACTTCATCCAGCACGGAGGAGCCCAGTTCGAAG CTCTCACGGAGATGTCCagcgtggtggaggtctggCAGGCCGAGGATGCGGAGTTCCTGGTGCAGTCGCAG GCACTGGAAGAGCAGCAGTCTGAAAGTGTCCCTCAGGAGGACAG ctCCTCGTTTTACGTGAGGGACAGCAGGAGACCGATCCGCCTCCAGCCCTCGGTCCTGGACTTTGGGACGCA gccagTGGGGCTCCCACGAGCTGAAACCGTCTACATCCACAACCCCAGTGTGGATCTTCCAGTCACCCTGCAGTCCATCTTCACAACCAGCACACACTTTCACATGCCTTCCATCCACAGACGG GTGATCCCACCCAGAGGGAAGACATCTTTTAAACTCATTTTCCTCCCTACAGAGGAGGGCAATGTAGAAAATTCTTTATTTATTAACACATCGACCCACGGGGTGATGACATACCAG gtttttggTGTTGGCATCTTTACTCCTGACTCTATTACGGATAAGCAGGAGAGAGCCAGTGTTCTCATCATCCCCCACATACAGAGTATTAAACTCACACAAACTCAG GAAGATACTTTAAATATTACCATCCTGGGACTGTTGTTGGACTTCAGACTTCCTGAATCCTTCCACACACATCCTCAG GGCTCTTGCTTTGAGGCAGAGAAGGACGGGCATCTGTCTCTTCAGATCAGTCTatctgagagaggagagaagccaGCCCATCTCGACAAACTGAAGCCTTATGTCCTGGAGAACATCATGGTTCTCCTAGTCCTCCTGCCACAAGATGGCACTGTAG CAGATCCTAGAATAAGAGTTTACATGGTCAACACGGGGGCCAGACAGCTGTTTGTAAAG GAGGTGCGTGTCTTGTCGAGGACAGACAGCTCTGTGGAGATTCACCAAACGGCGCTCAAAGCTTCCAGCAGTAATCTCACTCAGGTGGCCACGCTGTCTTGCAGAG GGTCTTTGTCATCTCGGAGTAAAAAATGTTCCAGTCAGATCGGCTTAGAGATGCAAGGGAACAGAAGCGTGAACATGTTTTCGTGGTTGGACATTGCACACAG tgCCTCTGATTCTTCTGAGTGGTTTCAGTTCAGGCAGAAGAAGGGAGAGGAgcatgtggatgtgtggatgtctAACCCCCTCCCTCTAACTTTCACCATCACTAACGTCTCCGTTTCCCAGCCCTCCCACCGACTCTTCAAG GTGATGAATATCGCGGAGACGGTGGGCGTGGCTTATGGGTGTTGGAGGCTGCTTACACTCCAGGTGCTCAACAGAACCCTGCCCGTCAACGTCATCACCATAGTAACCCTGAACACTAGTCTGGGCCTTTCCCTGGAACTTCGGCTGCGCACGACGGAGTCGAAG CAGGGCGGCGTGGTGTTGGAGGCAGGTGGTGAGTGTGAGAAGCCctgtcctctccacctctcccaaaCAG ggcaTTTGGAGTGGCAGCGGTCTCTCCTCCCAGAgtctttctctgccctgtgGAGAGTAGACAGTAGTCTGGCATCAACACTCTGCAGCCATCGGCACTGTAGCAAACCTCTCTCCTGCAG GTGGCCTAGGCTTCCTGCCGAGTCCTCTGCACCTCTAGACTTTGGAGCCACTCCGGTCAATGAGAGCAAG GTCAAAAACTTCACTCTCAGAAACCCGACGGGCTCAGTGGTGTCGGTGGAGATCAGAACCCTTTCCTCATATCCTGCCCCTCTGGAAGCCTTAGATCTGCTCACAAAATG gTTCAGTATCAGTCCCCTCTCCGTCAACATCACTACCACTGAGTTCTCACTCTTAGCTGCTGATCGCAAA gagagacagagagggggcggCAGAGTGCAGAGAGTGGTGTTGCAGCCGTGGGAGTGGAAGAGCGTGTCTGTGGCGTACACGCCCACCGAACACAAGCCCGTCACCTCCGTGCTCCTCATCAG GAACAACCTCACCGTGTTTGACCTGGTGCTGGTGACGGGCTTTGGGGCAAAGGAGCTCTTGCGAGTAGGGGGCAAACTGCCCGGCCCTGGGGCATCTCTCCGTTTCAACGTGCCCCAGTCCACCCTCATGGAGTGCAGAGACG GGCTGCGCAGTCACGCCAACAAGCCTCTCTTCGCCATCCAGAAGAGTTTCAAGGTGGAGAACGCGGGAGAACTGCCCCTCACCGTCATGTCCATGAACATCAACGGCTACAAGTGTCAGGGCTTCGGCTTCGAGGTGCTCCGCTGCAAATCCTTCAGCGTGGACTACAACTCGTCCGACGAGATCACCATCGC GTTCACGCCGGACTTCACGTCGTCGTGGGTGATCAGAGACCTGACGCTAGTGACGGAGCGTGGTTCTGCGTTCCCCTTCACGCTCAACGTGACCCTCCCCCACCACATGCTGCCGCTCTGTGCCCAGGTGGTGCCCGGGCCCAGCTGGGAGGAGTCCTTCTGGGTCATCACACTCGTCTTCACCTG tttctccttggctggtgtgtgtctgaTGGCGTTCCATCAGGCTCAGTACATCCTGCGGGACTTTTCCACCCCTGTGCCACGCAATAACCACAACCCCGCCCCCCGAGAGAACGGCTCCGCCAATCACAACGCCGCCAGCAGTGCCAG CCGGGGCAAAGGCAGCTGCAAGAACTATTCCGACACGTGCCACACGTCTGACAAAGGAAAGGGGCGGGGCTCTACGGCGGTGGCCAATGGGACGGCCCGTCCACAGACTACCTCGAAGAAGAGTTCCGGAGGCTCTTCCCAGCCTctgaagaaacaaacacacaaagtttCCTTCCTGTACTCCAGATACAAGTACATCTCCACGGCCGTAGCTAGCACAGCCGCTAACACTAACCCCCCCACGCCTCCACCGGACGAGCAGACCGAGAAACACGTACTGGAGCAAGACCCGGATATCTGTAATAACAATAACCACCATGACGACGCCGTCGTGATGAGCGAGGCTGCCATCCACGCAGAGAAGACGGAGCAGTGCAGGGAGCCCAGCAGGGAAGGCCAAACATCAGGCACTATGTTTCCCATGGAAACACTTCCTGGGTTCCCTGAAAGCATTACAGCCAATCAGGTGCCACAGCCGGTGGATGAAGAGGCAAACCACTGCATCCAGAAGAAAGAGGAGGATAAAGAGGAGATGAGGGTTGCCGAG AGGGAGCGAGACGTCACCGAGAGGAAAAGACCAGAGAAAGACTCTGAGATGGGGGTGTGTTCATCCCGGCCCAAACCCAAGAAGAACTCGGGCAAGAACCGTAGGAGAGCAGTGGAGTGTGTTCCTGG GCTTCCCGAGAACAGCGCTGTTGTGTTGACGGAGAGCGATAGAGATCCAGAGAGCAGAGGAGCTCACGCCATCACCAGAACTcacaaccacaccatcaccaccaaaccCGACACTCCTAAGATGGCGCCAGTAGTGAAAGGCCCTGCCAAACCAAACG GCATGTGTTTGGCCAGACCTCGGCGGAAGGGTCCAGAACGGCGGCCTCAGTGCGAGTCGGGCTCAGACTCGGGCAGCTCGTCGGGCAGTGTGAGGGCCAGCCGCGGGTCCTGGGGCAGTTGGAGCAGTGCCAGCAGCATGGAGGGGGAGAAGGAGCCAATCAGAGTCCACGGCAGCAACACCACCCGCAAGAGTGAGACGCGCTCAC GAGACGTCCCCCAGTACAGCACCTACCCAACAGAACGCGACTGCTGCTCCATCAGATCACAAAG TCTCAGCTCCGCGTATGTGCCCAACCTGTGCCAAAGCGCCGAGGCCCACACGCCCCCCACCATCCCAGCCGGCTTCGCTGACATGGCTGCCGGTCTCGACAGGACTTCAGGTGAGCGCAGCACAG ATGCTAGTACCGCGTATGTCCCAGATGAGACGTGGTCTGCCCGCTCGGTGCCCCTGACAAATGACTTTAGGTACAGCATGCCAGAGCCAAGCTTTGTACCCCAGAGCTGTGCCCCTGGCCCTTTCAGTGG AAATTTCCCATGGAACAATGCAACGAACCCTTGCAACAACGCCTATTCCTACAGTAACCCCAATAACTATGTGTTGGCTG GTAACGGCAATTACCCAAACACTTTCTCGTGCCCAGAAACCCAAACGATGCCCTCCGGTCAACAGTCTGTCTGGAACGAGGAAGTGCCTGAGGCGGCGTCCTCCTGGGACATGACCAGCTGTGTGGTCAGCAAG ccatttttccCAGGCACTCGGAGCCTCTCCCCCATCTCCTCCAGTCTCTTTGGTTCCATCTGGACACCCCAGAGCGACCCCTACCGGAGGCACCTCCCCCCTGAGCGCTCCGCCCCCgcctccccccactcccccgcCACGCCCGTGTCCCCCGTGTCCCCCTTCAGCCGCCAGCCCGGCGGCACCTGCCCCGCCAAACAGTACTCCACCTTCAACCCGTTCGGCCCACACATGAACCTGGACATCTGGAACTCCTCCTCCAACCGCAGCTCCACCTCACAGCTCTCCAACGACTCGGGGTACAGCGGAGACGTCTGA
- the tmem131l gene encoding transmembrane protein 131-like isoform X2, with protein sequence MAGRRDFQRGSHCHRKTWINVLGVLHLVLHFIQHGGAQFEALTEMSSVVEVWQAEDAEFLVQSQALEEQQSESVPQEDSSSFYVRDSRRPIRLQPSVLDFGTQPVGLPRAETVYIHNPSVDLPVTLQSIFTTSTHFHMPSIHRRVIPPRGKTSFKLIFLPTEEGNVENSLFINTSTHGVMTYQVFGVGIFTPDSITDKQERASVLIIPHIQSIKLTQTQEDTLNITILGLLLDFRLPESFHTHPQGSCFEAEKDGHLSLQISLSERGEKPAHLDKLKPYVLENIMVLLVLLPQDGTVADPRIRVYMVNTGARQLFVKEVRVLSRTDSSVEIHQTALKASSSNLTQVATLSCRGSLSSRSKKCSSQIGLEMQGNRSVNMFSWLDIAHSASDSSEWFQFRQKKGEEHVDVWMSNPLPLTFTITNVSVSQPSHRLFKVMNIAETVGVAYGCWRLLTLQVLNRTLPVNVITIVTLNTSLGLSLELRLRTTESKGGVVLEAGGECEKPCPLHLSQTGHLEWQRSLLPESFSALWRVDSSLASTLCSHRHCSKPLSCRWPRLPAESSAPLDFGATPVNESKVKNFTLRNPTGSVVSVEIRTLSSYPAPLEALDLLTKWFSISPLSVNITTTEFSLLAADRKERQRGGGRVQRVVLQPWEWKSVSVAYTPTEHKPVTSVLLIRNNLTVFDLVLVTGFGAKELLRVGGKLPGPGASLRFNVPQSTLMECRDGLRSHANKPLFAIQKSFKVENAGELPLTVMSMNINGYKCQGFGFEVLRCKSFSVDYNSSDEITIAFTPDFTSSWVIRDLTLVTERGSAFPFTLNVTLPHHMLPLCAQVVPGPSWEESFWVITLVFTCFSLAGVCLMAFHQAQYILRDFSTPVPRNNHNPAPRENGSANHNAASSASRGKGSCKNYSDTCHTSDKGKGRGSTAVANGTARPQTTSKKSSGGSSQPLKKQTHKVSFLYSRYKYISTAVASTAANTNPPTPPPDEQTEKHVLEQDPDICNNNNHHDDAVVMSEAAIHAEKTEQCREPSREGQTSGTMFPMETLPGFPESITANQVPQPVDEEANHCIQKKEEDKEEMRVAERERDVTERKRPEKDSEMGVCSSRPKPKKNSGKNRRRAVECVPGLPENSAVVLTESDRDPESRGAHAITRTHNHTITTKPDTPKMAPVVKGPAKPNGMCLARPRRKGPERRPQCESGSDSGSSSGSVRASRGSWGSWSSASSMEGEKEPIRVHGSNTTRKSETRSRDVPQYSTYPTERDCCSIRSQSLSSAYVPNLCQSAEAHTPPTIPAGFADMAAGLDRTSGERSTDASTAYVPDETWSARSVPLTNDFRYSMPEPSFVPQSCAPGPFSGNFPWNNATNPCNNAYSYSNPNNYVLAGNGNYPNTFSCPETQTMPSGQQSVWNEEVPEAASSWDMTSCVVSKPFFPGTRSLSPISSSLFGSIWTPQSDPYRRHLPPERSAPASPHSPATPVSPVSPFSRQPGGTCPAKQYSTFNPFGPHMNLDIWNSSSNRSSTSQLSNDSGYSGDV encoded by the exons ATGGCGGGCCGACGGGACTTCCAGCGAGGCAGCCACTGTCACAGGAAAACGTGGATTAACGTACTGGGAGTTCTCCACCTGGTTCTGCACTTCATCCAGCACGGAGGAGCCCAGTTCGAAG CTCTCACGGAGATGTCCagcgtggtggaggtctggCAGGCCGAGGATGCGGAGTTCCTGGTGCAGTCGCAG GCACTGGAAGAGCAGCAGTCTGAAAGTGTCCCTCAGGAGGACAG ctCCTCGTTTTACGTGAGGGACAGCAGGAGACCGATCCGCCTCCAGCCCTCGGTCCTGGACTTTGGGACGCA gccagTGGGGCTCCCACGAGCTGAAACCGTCTACATCCACAACCCCAGTGTGGATCTTCCAGTCACCCTGCAGTCCATCTTCACAACCAGCACACACTTTCACATGCCTTCCATCCACAGACGG GTGATCCCACCCAGAGGGAAGACATCTTTTAAACTCATTTTCCTCCCTACAGAGGAGGGCAATGTAGAAAATTCTTTATTTATTAACACATCGACCCACGGGGTGATGACATACCAG gtttttggTGTTGGCATCTTTACTCCTGACTCTATTACGGATAAGCAGGAGAGAGCCAGTGTTCTCATCATCCCCCACATACAGAGTATTAAACTCACACAAACTCAG GAAGATACTTTAAATATTACCATCCTGGGACTGTTGTTGGACTTCAGACTTCCTGAATCCTTCCACACACATCCTCAG GGCTCTTGCTTTGAGGCAGAGAAGGACGGGCATCTGTCTCTTCAGATCAGTCTatctgagagaggagagaagccaGCCCATCTCGACAAACTGAAGCCTTATGTCCTGGAGAACATCATGGTTCTCCTAGTCCTCCTGCCACAAGATGGCACTGTAG CAGATCCTAGAATAAGAGTTTACATGGTCAACACGGGGGCCAGACAGCTGTTTGTAAAG GAGGTGCGTGTCTTGTCGAGGACAGACAGCTCTGTGGAGATTCACCAAACGGCGCTCAAAGCTTCCAGCAGTAATCTCACTCAGGTGGCCACGCTGTCTTGCAGAG GGTCTTTGTCATCTCGGAGTAAAAAATGTTCCAGTCAGATCGGCTTAGAGATGCAAGGGAACAGAAGCGTGAACATGTTTTCGTGGTTGGACATTGCACACAG tgCCTCTGATTCTTCTGAGTGGTTTCAGTTCAGGCAGAAGAAGGGAGAGGAgcatgtggatgtgtggatgtctAACCCCCTCCCTCTAACTTTCACCATCACTAACGTCTCCGTTTCCCAGCCCTCCCACCGACTCTTCAAG GTGATGAATATCGCGGAGACGGTGGGCGTGGCTTATGGGTGTTGGAGGCTGCTTACACTCCAGGTGCTCAACAGAACCCTGCCCGTCAACGTCATCACCATAGTAACCCTGAACACTAGTCTGGGCCTTTCCCTGGAACTTCGGCTGCGCACGACGGAGTCGAAG GGCGGCGTGGTGTTGGAGGCAGGTGGTGAGTGTGAGAAGCCctgtcctctccacctctcccaaaCAG ggcaTTTGGAGTGGCAGCGGTCTCTCCTCCCAGAgtctttctctgccctgtgGAGAGTAGACAGTAGTCTGGCATCAACACTCTGCAGCCATCGGCACTGTAGCAAACCTCTCTCCTGCAG GTGGCCTAGGCTTCCTGCCGAGTCCTCTGCACCTCTAGACTTTGGAGCCACTCCGGTCAATGAGAGCAAG GTCAAAAACTTCACTCTCAGAAACCCGACGGGCTCAGTGGTGTCGGTGGAGATCAGAACCCTTTCCTCATATCCTGCCCCTCTGGAAGCCTTAGATCTGCTCACAAAATG gTTCAGTATCAGTCCCCTCTCCGTCAACATCACTACCACTGAGTTCTCACTCTTAGCTGCTGATCGCAAA gagagacagagagggggcggCAGAGTGCAGAGAGTGGTGTTGCAGCCGTGGGAGTGGAAGAGCGTGTCTGTGGCGTACACGCCCACCGAACACAAGCCCGTCACCTCCGTGCTCCTCATCAG GAACAACCTCACCGTGTTTGACCTGGTGCTGGTGACGGGCTTTGGGGCAAAGGAGCTCTTGCGAGTAGGGGGCAAACTGCCCGGCCCTGGGGCATCTCTCCGTTTCAACGTGCCCCAGTCCACCCTCATGGAGTGCAGAGACG GGCTGCGCAGTCACGCCAACAAGCCTCTCTTCGCCATCCAGAAGAGTTTCAAGGTGGAGAACGCGGGAGAACTGCCCCTCACCGTCATGTCCATGAACATCAACGGCTACAAGTGTCAGGGCTTCGGCTTCGAGGTGCTCCGCTGCAAATCCTTCAGCGTGGACTACAACTCGTCCGACGAGATCACCATCGC GTTCACGCCGGACTTCACGTCGTCGTGGGTGATCAGAGACCTGACGCTAGTGACGGAGCGTGGTTCTGCGTTCCCCTTCACGCTCAACGTGACCCTCCCCCACCACATGCTGCCGCTCTGTGCCCAGGTGGTGCCCGGGCCCAGCTGGGAGGAGTCCTTCTGGGTCATCACACTCGTCTTCACCTG tttctccttggctggtgtgtgtctgaTGGCGTTCCATCAGGCTCAGTACATCCTGCGGGACTTTTCCACCCCTGTGCCACGCAATAACCACAACCCCGCCCCCCGAGAGAACGGCTCCGCCAATCACAACGCCGCCAGCAGTGCCAG CCGGGGCAAAGGCAGCTGCAAGAACTATTCCGACACGTGCCACACGTCTGACAAAGGAAAGGGGCGGGGCTCTACGGCGGTGGCCAATGGGACGGCCCGTCCACAGACTACCTCGAAGAAGAGTTCCGGAGGCTCTTCCCAGCCTctgaagaaacaaacacacaaagtttCCTTCCTGTACTCCAGATACAAGTACATCTCCACGGCCGTAGCTAGCACAGCCGCTAACACTAACCCCCCCACGCCTCCACCGGACGAGCAGACCGAGAAACACGTACTGGAGCAAGACCCGGATATCTGTAATAACAATAACCACCATGACGACGCCGTCGTGATGAGCGAGGCTGCCATCCACGCAGAGAAGACGGAGCAGTGCAGGGAGCCCAGCAGGGAAGGCCAAACATCAGGCACTATGTTTCCCATGGAAACACTTCCTGGGTTCCCTGAAAGCATTACAGCCAATCAGGTGCCACAGCCGGTGGATGAAGAGGCAAACCACTGCATCCAGAAGAAAGAGGAGGATAAAGAGGAGATGAGGGTTGCCGAG AGGGAGCGAGACGTCACCGAGAGGAAAAGACCAGAGAAAGACTCTGAGATGGGGGTGTGTTCATCCCGGCCCAAACCCAAGAAGAACTCGGGCAAGAACCGTAGGAGAGCAGTGGAGTGTGTTCCTGG GCTTCCCGAGAACAGCGCTGTTGTGTTGACGGAGAGCGATAGAGATCCAGAGAGCAGAGGAGCTCACGCCATCACCAGAACTcacaaccacaccatcaccaccaaaccCGACACTCCTAAGATGGCGCCAGTAGTGAAAGGCCCTGCCAAACCAAACG GCATGTGTTTGGCCAGACCTCGGCGGAAGGGTCCAGAACGGCGGCCTCAGTGCGAGTCGGGCTCAGACTCGGGCAGCTCGTCGGGCAGTGTGAGGGCCAGCCGCGGGTCCTGGGGCAGTTGGAGCAGTGCCAGCAGCATGGAGGGGGAGAAGGAGCCAATCAGAGTCCACGGCAGCAACACCACCCGCAAGAGTGAGACGCGCTCAC GAGACGTCCCCCAGTACAGCACCTACCCAACAGAACGCGACTGCTGCTCCATCAGATCACAAAG TCTCAGCTCCGCGTATGTGCCCAACCTGTGCCAAAGCGCCGAGGCCCACACGCCCCCCACCATCCCAGCCGGCTTCGCTGACATGGCTGCCGGTCTCGACAGGACTTCAGGTGAGCGCAGCACAG ATGCTAGTACCGCGTATGTCCCAGATGAGACGTGGTCTGCCCGCTCGGTGCCCCTGACAAATGACTTTAGGTACAGCATGCCAGAGCCAAGCTTTGTACCCCAGAGCTGTGCCCCTGGCCCTTTCAGTGG AAATTTCCCATGGAACAATGCAACGAACCCTTGCAACAACGCCTATTCCTACAGTAACCCCAATAACTATGTGTTGGCTG GTAACGGCAATTACCCAAACACTTTCTCGTGCCCAGAAACCCAAACGATGCCCTCCGGTCAACAGTCTGTCTGGAACGAGGAAGTGCCTGAGGCGGCGTCCTCCTGGGACATGACCAGCTGTGTGGTCAGCAAG ccatttttccCAGGCACTCGGAGCCTCTCCCCCATCTCCTCCAGTCTCTTTGGTTCCATCTGGACACCCCAGAGCGACCCCTACCGGAGGCACCTCCCCCCTGAGCGCTCCGCCCCCgcctccccccactcccccgcCACGCCCGTGTCCCCCGTGTCCCCCTTCAGCCGCCAGCCCGGCGGCACCTGCCCCGCCAAACAGTACTCCACCTTCAACCCGTTCGGCCCACACATGAACCTGGACATCTGGAACTCCTCCTCCAACCGCAGCTCCACCTCACAGCTCTCCAACGACTCGGGGTACAGCGGAGACGTCTGA